The following nucleotide sequence is from Scleropages formosus chromosome 4, fSclFor1.1, whole genome shotgun sequence.
CTTACCATCACGATCACATATTTGTCACACTGAAACAATTTGTAaagcatttttgtattttgcactTTTGGGGAATTATGTTTCAATTACTTAAAATGTAGTACAAAAACTGAACTGCAAGGTATTTCATTTCCAAAAATCAATGAAATCACAAATGTATATTATTGTGGGAAGAGAGGACTACAGCACAAGAATTTGACTTTGTTCAATACATATGACAAAATTTGATATTGAAAATTGAATTCTATGTATTGTCTCTGCTCAGATTGTTCAAGAGTATGAACGCGCAGTCATATTCAGACTGGGCCGCATAACAGACAAGAAAGCCAAAGGACCAGGTGAGAGCAGAGCTTGATCATTCACTCAGCTAGTTAACAGGTGCTGGGAATGACCAGCAGTATGCCTTGGGTCTTGCATGTTTTGCATTATCAGAATAAAATCATTTCTCTGAGAACACACATggggacgtggtggcacagctggcttgacacacacactgtctgaaatcgcttgtcccgagtggggtcacagtgagcctgagcctaacctaacagcacagggctggaggcggaggggacacatcccagatgggatgccagtccatcgcaaggactCAAAgaagaactcaaaccccagacctgccagagagcaggacccggccaagcccgccgtgccactgtgccccccccttCTCTGAGAACACTTAAGTGAAATTTAAAAGATAGAGCTAAAATTGTGACTTTATTTAACATGCAAGACTGTGTGCCATTGTGACTTTAGGATGCAGTGTAGAGCTTAGTCTCTTCTTTCATGTTGACGCAggcattttttttgtactgccATGCACTGACTCCTTTGTGAAGGTGGACATGAGAACCGTGTCATTTGACATTCCTCCCCAAGAGGTAAAACTTGGCTCCTTCTTGCCCACATCAGCTGTCATTTTGTAGGCTCTGTGTGatgaatgtattacatttaaatttacccTGAATAGTCAGTACAGTCCATCCTCGGAACCATGGACTATATGGGGGAAGCAGTCTCTGTTACTCCAAAAATCTGTTGTTTCCAATGTTTTGTatactatatgtgtgtgtgtatgtatgtactgtttatatgtgtgtgtgtgtgtatatatatatatatatatatatatgtatgtatgtatgttcctgaaaaaaaaaaactatggaagtcaaataaaaaataatttgtatttcaGTTTAGGGCAGCATGATTGtgcagcaaatagcactgctgcatcacaatgcctgggtggtgtgagagaatgttgTTTTGatgtctcagtctgtgtggagtttacaagTTCTTCCTGTatctgtttgggtttcctctgggtgctctggcttcttcccacagcccaaaatacatgcagttcaggtgaactggttactctgaattgcctgtaatGTGTAAGTGGCTGTACTGGATTGTCATCTtatcctgggtgtgcctcccCTCAGTCTtgtacccagtgcttctgggataggctccaaatgACTGCCACTCTGCTGAGGTCAAGCGGtaattttcggaaccgcttgtaccatacggggtcgcggggaaccggagcctacccggtaacacagggcgtaaggccggagggggaggggacacacccaggacgggacgccagtccgccacaaggcaccccaagtgggactcgaaccccagacccactggagagtaggacccggtccaacccactgcaccactgcgcccccttctTGATGGAtatattacaatttaaaaaacacaatggaTAACAAATGTTGCAAAACGTGAAGAAGAGCCTGCTTTGCAAACTTTAAGAAAGGGAATCTCTGTGCTTGGGCCCTTTctggaaaaatatatactgCTGTCCAGTATTCCGGTGTCAATTGGACTTTAATTCGAATGCCATATTTCAAATATACATGAATCAATACTGGATCCACTGCACCAAGAAATGGAATCTAATCACAGGCCTATGCACCTTATGTTTAAGAATGATTCTTGCGTCCACATATAATAGCTCCTCTTTGTTATGGCAGATCCTGACCAAGGACTCCGTTACGGTGAGTGTAGATGGAGTTGTCTATTTCCGGGTCAGCTCTCCCATCTCATCTGTTGCCAATGTGTCCGATGCCGACTGTTCTACACGCTTGCTGGCTCAGACCACCCTGCGGAATGTTCTTGGCACCAAAAACCTGGCAGAGTTGCTGTCTGACCGAGAAGGGATCTCACACAGCATGCAGGTACCATCCTCGGGCTATTAGTAGCTGGATTATTTTAGCTACCAAACTCTGTGAAGTTCTTAGGCCCAAAAAGAATGAGCTCCCACATGTGTCTCTAGAGGCAGTATTGCAGTTAATTGTACAGTTATTATCTTGAATGATTTTGGGAGTGTTCATTTTGGCAGTGCTGACTCCCAGGTAGATTAGATAGTGAATGCTCTTTTCTAACACTCGTATGTGATATGACTGCTCCTTTGACCTTCTTTTACTTAACCCTTTTCAGACAGAtgttgcaaattagcatcagctggtaattatttttccacCTGTCACTATTAACTTGGCCTTGAGAGGGTTAAATCAGTTAAGCTTGTTTCAAGAATTTTCCTGCTCTAGTCTACATCTCAGATCTTCTCTGTTCTTGTCTTGCTCTACAGGCAAGCTTGGATGAGGCCACAGACTCTTGGGGCATCAAGGTGGAACGGGTAGAGATCAAGGATGTTAAGCTACCCCAGCAGCTACAGAGGGCCATGGCGGCTGAGGCTGAGGCTGCGCGGGAGGCAAGAGCCAAGGTGAGCTCACACCGATGAAGGAAGGGGAATGGAAGAGCAAGGCAGCTGGACAACTGTGCTGTCACAAACTCACTGTACTTTATTTACTCTGCTCTGTTCCATCTCAGTACACCTAACACCACCTCACTTCACTGTGCCATCTgttgtaaaaatataattgctTATTACCTAACTTATTAATCTACTTATCTCTGTGTCttcactgtatgtatgtactttTGTGAGTACTGATGTTGTACATAATATTCTGCTTCAACCATGCAGTTTCCCTCTGGAATgtataaagtttattttaataatttatcattaCAGTCTTAGCTACATGCTAAATTGGAAATAGGGTTAAactcataaaatatttttttctagtgCTAACAACAGCTCACTGTAAACTCCTGATATTTCTCTCTCCAGGTGATCGCAGCAGAGGGTGAGATGAATGCATCAAGGGCACTGAAAGAGGCGTCTCTAGTGATTGCCGAGTCGCCTTCTGCCTTGCAGTTGCGCTATTTGCAGACCCTCAACACTGTTGCTGCTGAGAAGAACTCCACTATTGTTTTCCCATTGCCAATAGATATGATGAGCCTATTCCTGAACAGAAAATAAGCAAGCGCAGCGCATCTATAAGCACATAGCTTGACAAGGGAATATGATCCATTCAGATTGAACCAATCACTATGGAGGTTAGCCAGAGTCGTCATCAAATTTAGATACTGTTCAGTCAGACA
It contains:
- the stoml3b gene encoding stomatin (EPB72)-like 3b isoform X2, translated to MLLTFPISIFMCVKIVQEYERAVIFRLGRITDKKAKGPGIFFVLPCTDSFVKVDMRTVSFDIPPQEILTKDSVTVSVDGVVYFRVSSPISSVANVSDADCSTRLLAQTTLRNVLGTKNLAELLSDREGISHSMQASLDEATDSWGIKVERVEIKDVKLPQQLQRAMAAEAEAAREARAKVIAAEGEMNASRALKEASLVIAESPSALQLRYLQTLNTVAAEKNSTIVFPLPIDMMSLFLNRK
- the stoml3b gene encoding stomatin (EPB72)-like 3b isoform X1, whose amino-acid sequence is MEMESQGKPQSRSREHLMEDYSAGLGCFGWVLVILSGLLMLLTFPISIFMCVKIVQEYERAVIFRLGRITDKKAKGPGIFFVLPCTDSFVKVDMRTVSFDIPPQEILTKDSVTVSVDGVVYFRVSSPISSVANVSDADCSTRLLAQTTLRNVLGTKNLAELLSDREGISHSMQASLDEATDSWGIKVERVEIKDVKLPQQLQRAMAAEAEAAREARAKVIAAEGEMNASRALKEASLVIAESPSALQLRYLQTLNTVAAEKNSTIVFPLPIDMMSLFLNRK